From the genome of Lepus europaeus isolate LE1 chromosome 23, mLepTim1.pri, whole genome shotgun sequence:
gggggaggagctctcaggggctgggggaggagttcacaggggctgggggaggagttcacaggggctgggggaggagctcacaggggctggggaggggctcacaagggctgggggaggagctcaCGGTGGCTGGGGAGGAGttcacaggggctgggggaggagctcacagggctgggggaggggctcacagGGGCTGGTagctcaggggctggggaggagctcacagggctgggggaggggctcacaggggctggggaggagctcacaggggctgggggaggagctcacagggctgggggaggggctcacagGGGCTGGTagctcaggggctggggaggagctcacagggctgggggaggggctcacaggggctggggaggagctcacaggggctgggggaggagctcacagggctgggggaggggctcacaggggctgggggggtcacaggggctggggaggagctcacaggggctggggaggagttcacaggggctgggggaggggctctcaggggctgggggaggagtttACAGGGGCTGAGGGGGgtcacaggggctgggggagaagcTCACAGGGGCTAGGGGctcacagggctgggggaggagctcaCAGGGGCTGAGGGGGgtcacaggggctgggggaggagctcacaggggctggggaggagttcacaggggctggggaggggctcacaggggctgggggctcacaggggctggggaggggctcacAGGGGCTGGGAGttcacaggggctggggaggggctcacaggggctgggcaggagctcacaggggctggggaggagttcacgggggctgggggaggagctctcaggggctgggggaggggctcacaagggctggggaggagttcacaggggctgggggaggagctcacaggggctggggaggagctcacaggggctggggaggagttCACAGGGGCTAGGGGctcacagggctgggggaggagctcaCAGACCCCCAGCCTGGCCAGCAGTGCACCTGCATCAGGGCCGCCCACACCCGCCCCTCCGTGGAGCAGCGGCGGCAGCCCAGGCAGAGGCCGAGCAGGCCAGGGCTTGACCCAGGCTCCCTGGACGGGAACCCAGCTTCTCCCGAACACAGCCTGCACTCAGCTACGGAGCCGGCGGCGCCGTGTCTGCCTTGTTCCCCTCCTAGGGCCCCGGCGCACTAGTCAGCCTGCCTGGGCCCAGGCTCCGTCCCCGcactgcgccagcccctgcccctggcttgCAAAGCTTCAGCCTCGGTCTCTCCGGCTGCCGGGGGTCCCTCTCGGGGTGCGCAGTGCCCAGGGCGGAGGCGCTGGCCGCAGGCTGACGGTGGCGGGCCGTGTGCCCGCAGCTGCCCATTGTGGCGTCCTCCGTGGTGTCCCTGTACTTCCTGGAGCTGACAGACGTGTTCAGGCCGGCCAAGGTGGGCTTCCAGTGCTATGACCGCTCGCTCTCCATGCCCTACGTGGAGACCAGCGAGGAGCTCATCCCGCTGCTCATGCTCCTGAGCCTGGCCTTCGCCGCCCCCGCAGCCTCGGTGAGTGCCCGCCCTGGGGCCCGGCCGGCCCGTGGGCAGTGCCGGCCGCGGCCTGAGCACCTCCCTGTCGGCAGATCATGATCGGTGAGGGCCTGCTGTACTGCGTGCAGTCCCGGCTGTGGGGCCGAGGGGGCGTCCCCCGCGGAGCCGAGGGCACCATCAGCGCCGGCGGCTGCAGCCTCAGCTCCTTCCTGCGCCGGACCGTGCGGTTCGTGGGTGAGTGGCCAGGCGGGGcccgccctgccctgctgggGCCCACGGCCACTGTGTCCTCTGCGGGCATCCAGGTGTTGGGCCTGGGGTCCcttccacacacacccccaaggTGTCCAGTGTTGACCCTGAGGTCCACTGGCCCACCCTGACCCCCCCAAGGTGTCCACACGTTGACCTGACGTCCTCTCGCCCCCCACAGGCGTCCACGTGTTTGGCCTGTGTGCCACGGCCCTGGTGACAGACATCATTCAGTTGGCCACGGGCTACCACGCACCCTTCTTCCTCACCGTCTGCAAACCCAACTACACCCTGCTGGGCACGTCGTGCGAGGCCAACCCCTACATCACGCAGGACATCTGTTCCGGCCACGACACCCACGCCATCCTGTCTGCACGGTGAGCGGGGTGGGCTCGGGGTGGGCTCTGGCCGCGCCTGGCGGGGAGGCCGCTCGGGCAGGGGCCTCACTGGCGCCGCGTCTTGCAGGAAGACCTTCCCGTCCCAGCACGCCACGCTGTCCGCCTTCGCGGCCGTCTACGTCTCGGTGAGTGCGGCCccgcagcccctgccctggccgcCTGGGCCTCCCGCTGaccgccccgccctccccagaTGTACTTCAACTCCGTCATCTCGGATGCCACCAAGCTGCTCAAGCCCCTGCTGGTGTTTGCCTTCGCCATCGCGGCCGGCGTGTGCGGGCTCACGCAGGTCACCCAGTACCGCAGCCACCCCGTGGACGTGTACGCCGGCTTCCTCATCGGCGCCGGCATCGCCGCCTACCTGGTgagcgcggggggcggggcgggaccccagccccacccaccgcCGGTCGGCTCGGGCCTCATCCGGCTCTTGCTCCGCAGGCCTGCCATGCGGTGGGCAACTTCCGCGCCCCGCCGGCCGAGAAGCCCGCGgccccggcgccggccaaggatgcCCTGCGCGCGCTGACCCAGCGCGGCCACGACTCCGTGTACCAGCAGAGCAAGTCGGCCAGCACCGACGAGCTGGGCCCGCCCGGGCGGCTGGAGGGCGTGCCGCGGCCCGTGGCCCGCGACAAGACGTCCCTGGGCAGCCTGAAGCGGGCCAGCGTGGATGCTGACCTGCTGGCACCCCGCAGCCCCATGGTCAAGGAGAACATGGTGACCTTCAGCAACACGCTGCCGCGGGCCAGCGCGCCCTCTCTCGACGACCCCGCGCGCCGCCACATGACCATCCACGTGCCGCTGGACGCTACCCGCTCCAAGCAGCTCATCCGCGAGTGGAAGCAGACGCTGGAGGGCCGCGGCCCCGGGCTGCCAGACGAGGCCAGCCCCGCACACCTGCGCGCTCCCGCGGAGCCCATGgcggaggaggacgaggaggaggaggacgaggaagaggaggaggaggacgaggaggacgaggaggggcagggggagggggaggagggcggcCCCGCGCCTCCCTCGCTGTACCCCGCCGTGCAGGCGCGGCCGGGGCTTGCGCCGCGCGTGGTCCTCCCGCCGCGCGCggggccgccgccgctgctgcacATCCCTGAGGAGCGCGCGCAGCCCGCGGCCGGGCTGTCCCCCAAGAGCGGCGCCGCGGTGCGCGCCAAATGGCTGGCCATGGCGGAGAAGGGCGGGGCCGTCGTGCCCGCGCCCGGCGCGCAGCCCCGCGTGGCCAACCCACCGCGGCTGCTGCAGGTGATCGCCATGTCCAAGGCCCCGGGCGCGCCGGGCCCCAAGGCGGCCGAGACGGCGTCGTCGTCCAGCGCCAGCTCCGACTCGTCGCAGTACCGCTCGCCGTCCGACCGCGACTCGGCCAGCATCGTCACGATCGACGCGCACGCGCCGCACCACCCGGTGGTGCACCTGTCGGCTGCCGCCGCGCCCTGGGAGTGGAAGGCCGCGGGCGTGTCCCCCGGCTCCTCCGTCAGCGACGTGGACCAGGAGGAGCCGCGGTTCGCCGCCGTGGCCACCGTGAACCTGGCCACGGGTGAGGGCCTGCCCCCGCCGGGCGCGGCCGAGGGGGCGCTGGGGCCGGTCAGCCGCGAGTCCACGCTGCGGCGCGCGGCGCTGGGGGAGCGCGAGGCAGGCGAGGCGGAGGCCGAGGGCTACTACCGCAGGATGCAGGCCCGCCGCTTCCAGGACTGAGtgcggggccggggcaggggcgcgggaggggcgggccggggcACCGGCTGTGGACCAGGAATAAAGGTGTGGCTGTGGAGTGTGGGCTCGCTGGTCACTCGGGGAAGGGCGTGGGCGGGGACCCCAGGCGGCCGCAGCCCGCGCTCAGCACACACGCGGCCAGTTCGGACCCCGGCAACAGCCGGGCCAGGGCGCGCCCACGCGAGCGCGTGGACAAGAAAGAGACATGCGCAGGCGCACTTTGTTGTAAAATCGTTTAATTGAGTTCTCTCGGCGCGCGCCCTTCAGGACCGCGCTGACAAAATATACATCTGTCGCCATAGAAAACCGCGCCGCCCGAGCTCTCACAGGTATAAAAAACCATAAATATGTACACCCTGGGCGTCCCCCGCCGGGGGCGCTAAGACTCAGTCAGTCCCGCCGCCCGGGCCCAGCGCGGAGCAGGCACAGAGACGAAACGCAACTTTGGTCCaaacctggggcggggggggcgggggcgggaccgATTGCGGGGGGCgctgggcgggcgggcgggcagcgcTGCGTCCTGGGCTACAAGGTACTCAAGGTACTCGCTAGCTCTTGCATATACATGGGGCTATTTGGTCACGTGGAACAAGGCGAGGCACAGGCGGGGCCGCGCCAGCGGGAGAGGGGCGAGCGAGAATCACGTCACTTGATTGGGGGGGTCGGCCGGGCCCCCGCCGGCCTCAGGCACATGATTGGGGGGCGGCCCCAAGGCAGGCAGGTTTAAGGCACGAGGAAGCCGAGGGGTGCGGGCGGCCCCGCGCGGCCAGGGGGGCGCCCCCGCCGCAGTCACCCGCCACCGCACGGTCAAAGGTGaactagatttaattttttttaaaaacaggtaaactgatttctctttaaaaaaataaactctctgGTCTGTTAAGGTCACTTCAGCTGCGTTAAAGTGGCTTTTCTGGAATGACGGAAGTGGGCGGGCCCGGCCGGCAGGGCCTAGATGGTGGACTTGGAGAAGGACACGCGCAGGTGGTGGCTCTCGCCCAGGTCGTGGTTGTGCAGGTCGATGAGCGCCTGCACCGCCTCCTCCACGGAGCCCATCTGGATCAGCGCCATCTTGCGGTCCTTCCTGGGGGTGCGGGCGGGGTGAGCGGGCGggtttggcggggggggggggcc
Proteins encoded in this window:
- the PLPPR3 gene encoding phospholipid phosphatase-related protein type 3: MIAAKASRTPKDSMTLLPCFYFVELPIVASSVVSLYFLELTDVFRPAKVGFQCYDRSLSMPYVETSEELIPLLMLLSLAFAAPAASIMIGEGLLYCVQSRLWGRGGVPRGAEGTISAGGCSLSSFLRRTVRFVGVHVFGLCATALVTDIIQLATGYHAPFFLTVCKPNYTLLGTSCEANPYITQDICSGHDTHAILSARKTFPSQHATLSAFAAVYVSMYFNSVISDATKLLKPLLVFAFAIAAGVCGLTQVTQYRSHPVDVYAGFLIGAGIAAYLACHAVGNFRAPPAEKPAAPAPAKDALRALTQRGHDSVYQQSKSASTDELGPPGRLEGVPRPVARDKTSLGSLKRASVDADLLAPRSPMVKENMVTFSNTLPRASAPSLDDPARRHMTIHVPLDATRSKQLIREWKQTLEGRGPGLPDEASPAHLRAPAEPMAEEDEEEEDEEEEEEDEEDEEGQGEGEEGGPAPPSLYPAVQARPGLAPRVVLPPRAGPPPLLHIPEERAQPAAGLSPKSGAAVRAKWLAMAEKGGAVVPAPGAQPRVANPPRLLQVIAMSKAPGAPGPKAAETASSSSASSDSSQYRSPSDRDSASIVTIDAHAPHHPVVHLSAAAAPWEWKAAGVSPGSSVSDVDQEEPRFAAVATVNLATGEGLPPPGAAEGALGPVSRESTLRRAALGEREAGEAEAEGYYRRMQARRFQD